From the Neoarius graeffei isolate fNeoGra1 chromosome 1, fNeoGra1.pri, whole genome shotgun sequence genome, one window contains:
- the LOC132883566 gene encoding zinc finger protein 239-like: protein MPCCNLMSGTSSNSQQKTSDTICPNTTHGQMSKIIHPKGEKSYHCSECGKSFTQQSTLQRHQRIHTGEKTHHCLLCGKSFNQQSTFQRHQRIHTGEKPYRCLQCGTSFTIQSNLRRHQRIHTGEKPYHCSLCGKCFTNHSTLQHHQRIHTGEKPYQCSHCGRCFTEHGTLQRHQRIHTGEKPYHCLDCGKSFKQQTALQQHQRIHTGEKPYHCTQCGKNFIQLGHLQQHQRTHKGEKAFDSTVWDEFYSTESVPTSVHSVIV from the coding sequence ATGCCCTGTTGCAACCTGATGTCTGGAACAAGCTCAAATAGTCAGCAAAAGACTTCTGATACTATCTGCCCAAACACTACCCATGGACAAATGTCTAAAATAATCCACCCTAAAGGAGAGAAGTCGTATCACTGCtcagagtgtgggaagagttttactcaacagAGTACTCTTcagcgacaccagcgcattcatacaGGAGAAAAGACCCACCACTGTTTATTGTGTGGAAAGAGTTTCAATCAGCAGAGTACTTTTCAAagacaccaacgcattcacaccGGAGAAAAACCGTATCGCTGCTTGCAGTGTGGGACTAGTTTTACTATCCAGAGTAATCTCAGAcgacaccaacgcattcacacaggagagaagccatatcactgctcactgtGTGGAAAATGTTTTACTAACCATAGTACGCTCCAGCATCACCAACGCATTCATAccggagagaaaccgtatcagtGCTCTCACTGTGGAAGGTGTTTTACTGAGCACGgtactctccaacgacaccaacgcatccacacaggagaaaaaCCATATCACTGCTTAgactgtggaaagagttttaaacAACAAACTGCTCTCCAGCAACATCAACGCATCCACACCggggagaagccatatcactgcacgCAATGTGGGAAGAATTTTATTCAACtaggtcatctccaacaacaccagcgcactcATAAAGGAGAGAAAGCATTTGATTCCACAGTGTGGGATGAGTTTTACTCAACAGAATCAGTTCCAACATCAGTGCATTCGGTGATTGTTTGA